Proteins encoded within one genomic window of Halomonas sp. YLGW01:
- a CDS encoding patatin-like phospholipase family protein: MNGKAKLGKRVALVLGSGGARGYAHIGVIEELEARGYEIVAISGCSMGALVGGIHAAGKLSAYRDWVCQLDYFDVLKLVDVTWSPMGAMRANKVMSKLASLIGETRIEDLPVPVTTVATDLVRQREVWFQSGSLLQAIRASIAVPGIITPVHVGDQVLVDGGLMNPLPIIPTVSAQADLVVAVNATAHSPRPVTLEELLPAEELAEELAREEALEAEGRGFAGWVDGVRGRAQRLFNTGFGNGNGNGTEDGEEAQTPQAASQRAWGKLDMMLASFDITQAALAKYKVAGYPPDVLIEIPKTVCGAYEFHRAEALIQLGHHLAEQAIERFEGPASNRASARRLGAVETPVVTPAAGAGPEGILESSSETPEPGEPTGS; the protein is encoded by the coding sequence ATGAACGGCAAGGCAAAACTAGGCAAGCGGGTCGCTCTGGTACTGGGCAGCGGCGGGGCGCGGGGCTATGCCCATATCGGCGTGATCGAAGAGCTCGAGGCTCGGGGCTATGAGATAGTGGCCATCTCGGGCTGCTCGATGGGAGCGCTGGTGGGGGGGATCCATGCCGCCGGCAAGCTCTCCGCCTACCGTGACTGGGTGTGCCAGCTGGATTATTTCGATGTGCTCAAGCTGGTCGATGTGACCTGGAGCCCGATGGGCGCGATGCGGGCTAACAAGGTGATGAGCAAGCTCGCCAGCCTGATCGGCGAGACGCGCATCGAGGATCTGCCGGTGCCGGTGACCACCGTGGCCACCGATCTGGTGCGTCAGCGCGAGGTGTGGTTCCAGAGCGGCTCGCTGCTGCAGGCGATCCGGGCCTCCATCGCCGTGCCCGGTATCATCACTCCGGTGCATGTCGGCGATCAGGTGCTGGTCGATGGTGGCCTGATGAACCCCCTGCCGATCATTCCCACCGTCTCGGCGCAGGCCGATCTGGTGGTGGCGGTCAACGCCACGGCTCACAGCCCGCGCCCGGTCACCCTGGAAGAGCTGTTGCCCGCCGAGGAGCTGGCCGAGGAGCTGGCGCGTGAAGAAGCCCTGGAAGCCGAGGGGCGGGGCTTTGCCGGCTGGGTAGACGGGGTGCGTGGCCGGGCTCAGCGCCTGTTCAACACAGGCTTCGGTAACGGGAATGGCAACGGCACTGAGGACGGCGAGGAGGCCCAGACTCCTCAGGCCGCCAGCCAGCGTGCCTGGGGCAAGCTCGACATGATGTTGGCCTCTTTCGATATCACCCAGGCGGCACTTGCCAAGTACAAGGTGGCGGGCTATCCACCGGACGTGCTGATCGAGATTCCCAAGACGGTTTGTGGGGCCTACGAGTTTCATCGTGCCGAGGCCTTGATCCAGCTGGGTCATCATCTGGCGGAACAAGCCATCGAGCGTTTCGAGGGCCCCGCATCGAACCGGGCGAGCGCTCGGCGCCTCGGGGCGGTCGAGACGCCCGTGGTCACGCCGGCGGCCGGGGCTGGCCCCGAGGGCATTTTGGAATCGTCGTCGGAGACTCCCGAGCCTGGCGAGCCCACCGGCTCCTAG
- a CDS encoding alpha/beta hydrolase: MSPTELHLDEGRLAALAWGEPEAPTWLALHGWLDNAASFSRLAPLLVETLGIRIVALDFAGHGHSRRHPPGVDYAIWDYCHDVLDAMASLKLESAPLLSHSMGAGVACLLAAALPERVERLMLIDGLGTLSTPGRDTALQLRKGLLSHRRRSSPSPRYADIESAVAARVAGGVTPIDTETAWPLVERNLERLDDGHVRLRTDGRLMRPSLVRFCPEQVEGLIAAIQAPTLLIEGEKGILGERASARQARATLAGLERRVLPGGHHLHLEREALAEVAVSIAQWWQMAACMRVEQ; this comes from the coding sequence ATGAGCCCGACCGAACTGCACCTGGATGAAGGCCGCCTGGCGGCCCTGGCCTGGGGCGAGCCCGAGGCGCCGACCTGGCTGGCCCTGCACGGCTGGCTCGATAACGCAGCGAGCTTTTCCCGCCTGGCGCCCTTGCTGGTCGAGACGCTCGGCATTCGTATCGTGGCGCTGGATTTCGCGGGCCATGGTCACTCACGGCGCCACCCCCCGGGCGTCGACTATGCCATCTGGGACTACTGCCATGATGTCCTCGATGCCATGGCGAGTCTCAAGCTCGAGTCGGCGCCGCTGCTGTCGCACTCCATGGGGGCCGGGGTGGCCTGTCTGCTGGCCGCGGCCCTTCCCGAGCGAGTCGAGCGGCTGATGCTGATCGACGGCCTGGGGACCCTGAGCACACCGGGACGGGACACCGCGCTGCAGCTGCGCAAGGGGTTGCTGAGCCATCGCCGGCGCAGCTCGCCGTCGCCACGCTATGCTGATATCGAGAGTGCCGTCGCCGCCCGGGTCGCGGGTGGCGTGACGCCCATCGATACCGAGACGGCCTGGCCGCTGGTCGAGCGGAATCTCGAGCGGTTGGACGATGGTCACGTCCGGTTGCGAACCGATGGCCGCCTGATGCGTCCCTCGCTGGTGCGCTTCTGTCCCGAGCAGGTGGAGGGCCTGATCGCCGCGATCCAGGCGCCCACGCTGTTGATCGAGGGCGAAAAGGGCATCCTTGGCGAGCGTGCGAGCGCCCGACAGGCGCGGGCGACGTTGGCGGGACTCGAGCGCCGGGTTTTGCCGGGCGGTCATCACCTTCACCTCGAGCGCGAGGCGCTGGCCGAGGTGGCCGTAAGCATCGCACAATGGTGGCAGATGGCCGCTTGCATGAGGGTCGAGCAGTGA
- a CDS encoding alpha/beta hydrolase, protein MPQRQDAVPADAASLGRPDDVVAKPPLVFAHANGFTGRSYESLLAPLNERFAVSALEQLGHHPRFPVGRNWLALRDELLARLPDDGEPVIGVGHSMGGVLMAMAAEKAPERFRCVVALDPPLMLGLDALAMKFAKRTGLVDRVTPAGRSRGRRAYWPDREAMRQDLRRKGLFQQFTTEAFDDYLAGAATQRNEGGVALAFSPDTEVAIFRHLPDHLRDLPGRLEVPLVLLAGRESDLLTARRCRRLRRHGIPITLVPGGHMFPMEHPEACRRALCATLDRLLEPC, encoded by the coding sequence ATGCCCCAGCGACAAGATGCTGTTCCAGCCGATGCAGCCTCACTCGGTCGGCCGGATGATGTGGTCGCCAAGCCGCCGCTGGTCTTTGCCCATGCCAATGGCTTCACCGGGCGCAGCTATGAAAGCCTGCTGGCGCCACTGAACGAGCGGTTCGCCGTCTCTGCCCTCGAGCAGCTCGGTCATCACCCGCGTTTTCCGGTGGGACGCAACTGGCTAGCGCTGCGGGACGAGCTGCTGGCAAGGCTGCCCGACGATGGCGAGCCGGTGATCGGGGTCGGGCATTCGATGGGCGGGGTGCTGATGGCGATGGCCGCCGAGAAGGCGCCCGAGCGCTTTCGCTGCGTGGTCGCCCTGGATCCGCCGTTGATGCTGGGGCTGGATGCATTGGCCATGAAATTCGCCAAGCGGACCGGGCTGGTCGACCGGGTCACCCCGGCGGGGCGTAGCCGGGGTCGCCGGGCGTACTGGCCGGATCGCGAGGCGATGCGCCAGGATCTGCGGCGCAAGGGGCTGTTTCAACAGTTCACCACCGAGGCCTTCGATGACTACCTTGCTGGCGCTGCAACACAACGAAACGAGGGCGGGGTGGCCCTGGCCTTTTCCCCCGACACCGAGGTGGCGATCTTCCGTCACCTGCCCGATCATCTGCGTGACCTGCCCGGGCGGCTCGAGGTGCCGCTGGTCCTGCTGGCCGGCCGCGAGTCGGATCTGCTGACCGCTCGTCGTTGTCGCCGGCTCCGCCGCCATGGTATTCCGATCACGCTGGTGCCTGGCGGCCATATGTTTCCCATGGAGCACCCCGAGGCCTGTCGGCGGGCCCTGTGTGCCACCCTCGACCGTCTGCTGGAGCCTTGCTGA
- a CDS encoding AEC family transporter, whose amino-acid sequence MNLLAVFQHTLNVTLPVFAMVFIGIGLKRGGWIDPAFVSTASALVFKATMPTLVFMSIVQADLETSLNPSMLGYFALATLASFALAWAWAHFRVGRADRGVYIQGAFRGNCAIVGLALAASMYGDYGLSAGGLLLGVVIISYNALSVVALTTFQDGQATNWRSILGQVARNPLILAVVAALPVALSDVALPAWLLTTGDYFASLTLPLALICVGATLSVKALRNDSTTATSASLMKMVVLPILATAGAWLAGFSGRELGVMFLFFSSPTAAASFVMVKAMNGNARLAANIIAISTLLASLTVTGGVFGLRVAGLI is encoded by the coding sequence ATGAACCTTCTCGCGGTCTTCCAGCACACCCTCAACGTCACCCTGCCGGTGTTCGCCATGGTCTTCATCGGCATCGGCCTCAAGCGCGGTGGCTGGATCGATCCAGCCTTCGTCTCCACCGCCTCGGCACTGGTGTTCAAGGCCACCATGCCGACCCTCGTATTCATGAGCATCGTCCAGGCCGACCTCGAGACAAGCCTGAACCCGAGCATGCTGGGCTACTTCGCCCTGGCCACCCTGGCCAGCTTCGCCCTGGCCTGGGCCTGGGCCCACTTCCGCGTGGGCCGCGCGGATCGTGGGGTCTATATCCAGGGGGCCTTTCGCGGCAACTGCGCCATCGTCGGACTGGCCCTGGCGGCCAGCATGTATGGCGACTACGGCCTCTCGGCCGGCGGGCTACTTCTGGGAGTGGTGATCATCAGCTACAACGCCCTGTCGGTGGTCGCACTCACCACCTTTCAGGATGGCCAAGCGACGAACTGGCGCAGCATCCTTGGGCAAGTCGCCAGGAACCCGCTGATTCTCGCCGTGGTAGCGGCCCTGCCGGTGGCGCTATCGGACGTGGCGCTGCCGGCCTGGCTGCTGACGACCGGCGACTACTTCGCCTCCCTCACCCTGCCGCTGGCCCTGATCTGCGTGGGAGCGACGCTTTCCGTGAAGGCCCTGCGCAACGACAGCACCACCGCCACCAGCGCCAGCCTGATGAAGATGGTGGTGCTGCCGATACTGGCGACGGCCGGCGCCTGGTTGGCCGGTTTCTCGGGCCGTGAGCTGGGGGTGATGTTCCTGTTCTTCTCAAGCCCCACCGCTGCGGCAAGCTTCGTGATGGTCAAGGCGATGAACGGCAATGCGCGGCTCGCCGCCAACATCATCGCCATCAGCACCCTGCTCGCCAGCCTGACCGTCACCGGCGGCGTGTTCGGCCTGCGCGTGGCCGGGCTGATCTAG
- a CDS encoding antibiotic biosynthesis monooxygenase yields the protein MTFMVNNRIHVAPGFEQEFEARFRTRAGEIDKQPGFLAMRVLRPQGNQAPYVVETEWESQDAFRAWVGSDDFKRAHANPMPKEAFGEGGGIEQFEVVIRADAEGAGEAQ from the coding sequence ATGACGTTCATGGTCAACAACCGCATTCACGTGGCCCCGGGCTTCGAGCAGGAGTTCGAGGCCCGATTCCGCACCCGGGCCGGCGAGATCGACAAGCAGCCCGGCTTCCTGGCCATGCGGGTGTTGCGACCTCAGGGCAACCAGGCACCCTATGTGGTGGAGACCGAGTGGGAGAGCCAGGACGCCTTTCGCGCCTGGGTCGGCAGTGACGACTTCAAGCGCGCCCACGCCAACCCCATGCCAAAGGAGGCCTTCGGCGAGGGTGGCGGGATCGAACAGTTCGAGGTGGTGATCCGGGCCGACGCCGAGGGGGCGGGCGAGGCCCAGTAG
- the sixA gene encoding phosphohistidine phosphatase SixA — MHETLWIMRHGQAAPGRPDAERALTEEGRREGAAMADWLAQRLADEELATPRVLASPYRRAQETATLMADRLGVVVETLPIITPDDPVGPILDWLIETQEQTPGPLLLVSHMPLVGVLTAQLTDGPRAPGLGFPTAAIARLESDVFAAGCARFISLDAPGRH, encoded by the coding sequence ATGCACGAGACTCTGTGGATCATGCGACATGGCCAGGCCGCCCCCGGCCGCCCGGATGCCGAGCGTGCACTCACCGAAGAGGGCCGCCGTGAGGGAGCTGCCATGGCCGACTGGCTGGCGCAACGCCTCGCCGATGAAGAACTGGCCACCCCGCGGGTGCTGGCCAGCCCCTATCGACGCGCCCAGGAGACCGCGACGCTGATGGCCGACCGCCTGGGCGTCGTGGTCGAGACGCTGCCGATCATCACCCCGGACGACCCGGTCGGACCGATCCTCGACTGGCTGATCGAAACCCAGGAACAGACCCCGGGACCGCTGCTGCTGGTCAGCCACATGCCCCTGGTCGGCGTGCTGACGGCGCAGCTCACCGATGGGCCGCGAGCGCCGGGGTTGGGGTTTCCCACCGCGGCGATCGCCCGGCTCGAGAGCGACGTCTTCGCCGCCGGCTGTGCCCGCTTCATCAGCCTCGACGCGCCCGGGCGACACTGA
- a CDS encoding NAD(P)H-dependent glycerol-3-phosphate dehydrogenase, with the protein MSDDRLKVAVLGGGSFGTALASIAADNGAQVHQWLRDAELADEINRDHRNSHYLPDYAINPAVTASTDMEEVLTGATLVLVAIPSKAFRSVVRQARPWLSPEQILVSTTKGIEAEGFKLMSEVLEEETGFPHLGVISGPNLASEVADKQLTATVIASDDPLTRARVQSVLGCAYFRVYANNDRFGVELGGALKNIYAIAAGMAAALGMGENTRSMLMTRALAEMSRFAVHLGANPMTFLGLSGVGDLIVTCSSKLSRNYRVGYALGEGRTLEEAVDALGQVAEGVNTVRLVHDKASEEGVYMPLAEGLYQVLFNQVPARDMAKMLMQGEQSSDVEFTLSREDVKEAWRLEE; encoded by the coding sequence ATGTCAGATGATCGCTTGAAGGTCGCGGTGCTCGGCGGCGGCAGCTTCGGAACGGCGCTTGCCAGCATCGCCGCCGATAATGGGGCCCAGGTTCACCAGTGGTTGCGGGATGCCGAATTGGCGGACGAGATCAACCGTGACCATCGCAACAGCCACTACCTGCCGGACTACGCCATCAATCCGGCCGTCACGGCCTCCACCGACATGGAGGAGGTGCTCACCGGTGCCACGCTGGTGCTGGTGGCGATTCCCTCCAAGGCCTTCCGGTCGGTGGTGCGTCAGGCGCGTCCCTGGTTGTCTCCGGAGCAGATCCTCGTCAGCACCACCAAGGGCATCGAGGCCGAGGGCTTCAAGCTGATGAGCGAGGTCCTCGAGGAGGAGACCGGCTTCCCGCATCTGGGGGTGATCTCCGGCCCCAACCTCGCCTCTGAGGTCGCCGACAAGCAGCTGACCGCCACCGTGATCGCAAGCGACGACCCCCTGACCCGGGCTCGCGTGCAGAGCGTGCTGGGCTGTGCCTATTTTCGGGTCTATGCCAACAATGACCGCTTCGGCGTCGAGCTGGGCGGGGCCCTGAAGAACATCTATGCCATCGCCGCCGGCATGGCCGCGGCGCTGGGCATGGGGGAGAACACCCGCAGCATGCTGATGACGCGCGCCCTGGCCGAAATGAGCCGCTTCGCCGTGCACCTGGGAGCCAATCCCATGACTTTTCTGGGGCTTTCCGGCGTCGGCGACTTGATCGTCACCTGCTCGTCGAAGCTCTCCCGCAACTATCGGGTCGGCTATGCTCTCGGCGAGGGCAGGACCCTGGAGGAGGCCGTCGATGCCCTGGGGCAGGTCGCCGAGGGCGTCAATACCGTGCGACTGGTGCACGACAAGGCTTCGGAGGAGGGCGTCTACATGCCGCTGGCCGAGGGGCTCTATCAGGTGCTGTTCAATCAGGTGCCGGCCCGCGACATGGCCAAGATGCTGATGCAGGGCGAGCAGAGCAGCGACGTCGAGTTCACCCTGTCCCGCGAGGACGTCAAAGAGGCCTGGCGCCTGGAGGAATAA
- a CDS encoding NAD(P)(+) transhydrogenase (Re/Si-specific) subunit beta: MLGQEFVSAAAIAASVLFILSLGGLSNQEKAKRAVWYGIVGMALAVAATMFGPGIGGYGWLIPMMLIGAAIGTVVARKVEMTEMPQLVAALHSFVGLAAVFVGWNADLERRRVLAARLAESGTEGFSAFAATLAHKTPAELTFLQVEVVLGVFIGAVTFTGSVIAFGKLAGKIDGKPRQFPGGHWLNAGAAILSLVLAIAYLNGAGFWTLLLLALLAFFVGWHLIMGIGGADMPVVVSMLNSYSGWAAAAIGFTLSNDLLIVTGALVGSSGAILSYIMCKAMNRNFVNVILGGFGGSQGEAAEIEGEQVAIDTGGVASALNDADSVIIVPGYGMAVAQAQNAVSELTRKLRSAGKNVRFGIHPVAGRLPGHMNVLLAEARVPYDIVMEMDEINDDFAETDVVIVIGSNDIVNPAAQEDPASPIAGMPVLKVWEAKQVFVCKRGQGTGYSGIENPLFFKENTRMLFGDARSSIDTLVPMID, from the coding sequence ATGCTGGGTCAAGAGTTCGTTTCTGCCGCGGCGATCGCGGCAAGTGTCCTGTTCATCCTCTCGCTGGGGGGCTTGAGCAATCAGGAAAAGGCCAAGCGGGCGGTGTGGTATGGCATCGTCGGCATGGCATTGGCAGTGGCTGCCACCATGTTCGGCCCGGGCATCGGCGGTTATGGCTGGCTGATCCCAATGATGCTGATCGGTGCCGCTATCGGCACCGTGGTGGCCAGGAAGGTCGAGATGACCGAGATGCCGCAGCTGGTGGCGGCGCTGCACTCCTTCGTCGGCCTGGCGGCCGTCTTCGTCGGCTGGAACGCCGATCTGGAGCGACGCCGGGTACTGGCCGCGCGGCTCGCGGAGTCCGGCACTGAGGGGTTTTCCGCCTTCGCCGCCACCCTGGCGCACAAGACGCCCGCCGAGCTGACCTTCCTGCAGGTCGAGGTGGTGCTCGGGGTCTTCATCGGCGCGGTGACCTTCACCGGCTCGGTGATCGCCTTCGGCAAGCTCGCCGGCAAGATCGATGGCAAGCCGCGCCAGTTCCCGGGCGGTCACTGGCTGAATGCCGGGGCGGCGATTCTGTCGCTGGTGCTGGCCATCGCCTACCTGAACGGTGCCGGCTTCTGGACCCTGCTGCTGCTGGCGCTGCTGGCATTCTTCGTCGGCTGGCACCTGATCATGGGCATCGGCGGCGCCGACATGCCGGTGGTGGTGTCCATGCTCAACAGCTACTCCGGTTGGGCGGCGGCGGCCATCGGTTTCACGCTCTCCAATGATCTGCTGATCGTCACCGGCGCCCTGGTGGGCTCCTCGGGGGCCATCCTCTCCTACATCATGTGCAAGGCGATGAACCGCAACTTCGTCAACGTGATCCTGGGCGGCTTCGGTGGCAGCCAGGGCGAGGCGGCCGAGATCGAGGGCGAACAGGTGGCCATTGATACCGGCGGTGTCGCCAGCGCGCTGAACGATGCCGACAGTGTGATCATCGTGCCGGGCTATGGCATGGCGGTGGCCCAGGCGCAGAATGCGGTCAGCGAGCTGACCCGCAAGCTGCGCAGTGCCGGCAAGAACGTACGCTTCGGTATCCATCCGGTGGCGGGGCGACTGCCGGGGCACATGAACGTGCTGCTCGCCGAGGCGCGGGTGCCCTATGACATCGTGATGGAAATGGACGAGATCAATGATGACTTCGCCGAGACCGACGTGGTGATCGTCATCGGCTCCAACGACATCGTCAATCCGGCGGCCCAGGAGGATCCCGCGAGCCCCATCGCCGGCATGCCGGTGCTCAAGGTCTGGGAGGCCAAGCAGGTCTTCGTCTGCAAGCGCGGCCAGGGTACCGGCTACTCCGGCATCGAGAACCCGCTGTTCTTCAAGGAGAATACGCGCATGCTGTTTGGCGATGCCCGGTCCAGCATCGACACCCTGGTGCCGATGATCGACTGA
- a CDS encoding Re/Si-specific NAD(P)(+) transhydrogenase subunit alpha gives MKIGAPKERAPGEARVALTPESAQQIQKLGHECLVEAGAGVAAGFADAAYREAGVRVVEDAEALWAQADTVIKVREPTDEEADRLHDGQTLISFFWPAQNEALLERCRSQGATVVAMDMVPRISRAQKMDALSSTANIAGYRAVIEAGNQFGRFFTGQVTAAGKVPPAKVLVVGAGVAGLAAIGTATSLGAVVRAFDVRPEVAEQIESMGAEFLFLDFEDSQDGAESGGYAAPSSPEFREKQLECFREQAPEVDIVITTALIPGKPAPKLWLEDMVKAMKPGSVIVDLAAEKGGNCDLTVPDQRIVTDNGVIVVGYTDFPSRMATQSSLLYATNIRHMLTDLTPEKDGVIDHDMEDDVIRGATVTHGGEITFPPPPPKVKAIGAAKPKPKEKEPTHEEKKAAEHAAFVAQTKRQVGLLAAGGVLMWLLGQVAPASFMQHFIVFVLACFVGFQVIWNVSHSLHTPLMAVTNAISGIIILGAVLQVGSGNWLVGLLAGISVLIASINIVGGFLVTRRMLAMFQKS, from the coding sequence GTGAAGATCGGAGCACCCAAGGAGCGGGCCCCGGGGGAAGCGCGCGTCGCGCTGACCCCCGAGAGCGCGCAGCAGATCCAGAAACTCGGCCACGAGTGCCTGGTCGAGGCCGGAGCCGGCGTGGCCGCGGGCTTCGCCGATGCGGCCTATCGCGAGGCCGGCGTGCGCGTGGTCGAGGATGCCGAGGCGCTCTGGGCGCAGGCCGACACCGTGATCAAGGTGCGCGAGCCCACGGACGAGGAAGCCGATCGGCTGCATGACGGCCAGACACTGATTTCGTTCTTCTGGCCGGCCCAGAATGAGGCGCTGCTGGAGCGCTGTCGTTCTCAGGGTGCGACCGTCGTCGCCATGGACATGGTGCCGCGCATCTCGCGGGCCCAGAAGATGGATGCCCTGTCGAGTACCGCCAACATCGCCGGCTATCGGGCGGTGATCGAGGCCGGCAACCAGTTTGGCCGCTTCTTCACTGGCCAGGTCACCGCCGCGGGCAAGGTGCCGCCGGCCAAGGTGCTGGTGGTCGGTGCCGGCGTGGCGGGGCTCGCCGCCATCGGCACGGCGACCAGCCTCGGGGCCGTGGTGCGGGCCTTCGACGTGCGGCCCGAAGTGGCCGAGCAGATCGAGTCCATGGGCGCCGAGTTCCTGTTTCTCGACTTCGAGGACAGTCAGGATGGTGCCGAGAGCGGCGGTTATGCGGCGCCCTCTAGCCCCGAGTTCCGCGAGAAGCAGCTTGAGTGCTTCCGCGAACAGGCCCCTGAGGTGGACATCGTCATTACCACCGCGCTGATTCCCGGCAAGCCGGCGCCCAAGCTGTGGCTCGAGGACATGGTGAAGGCCATGAAGCCCGGCTCGGTGATCGTCGACCTGGCCGCGGAGAAGGGCGGCAACTGCGATCTGACCGTACCCGATCAGCGCATCGTCACCGACAACGGCGTGATCGTGGTCGGCTATACCGACTTCCCGTCGCGGATGGCGACACAGTCCTCGCTGCTTTATGCCACCAACATTCGCCACATGCTGACCGATCTGACCCCCGAGAAGGACGGCGTGATCGATCATGACATGGAAGACGACGTGATCCGTGGCGCCACCGTGACCCACGGGGGGGAAATTACCTTCCCGCCACCGCCGCCCAAGGTGAAGGCGATCGGCGCGGCCAAGCCCAAGCCGAAGGAGAAGGAGCCCACCCACGAGGAGAAGAAGGCCGCCGAGCATGCCGCCTTCGTCGCCCAGACCAAGCGTCAGGTCGGCCTGCTCGCGGCAGGCGGGGTGCTGATGTGGTTGCTCGGCCAGGTGGCGCCGGCCTCCTTCATGCAGCATTTCATCGTCTTCGTGCTGGCCTGCTTCGTCGGTTTCCAGGTGATCTGGAACGTCAGCCACTCGCTGCATACCCCGCTGATGGCGGTGACCAATGCCATCTCCGGCATCATCATCCTCGGCGCCGTGCTGCAGGTCGGCTCGGGCAACTGGCTGGTGGGGCTGCTGGCCGGGATTTCGGTGCTGATCGCGTCCATCAATATCGTGGGTGGCTTCCTGGTGACACGCCGGATGCTGGCCATGTTCCAGAAATCCTGA
- a CDS encoding isochorismatase family protein: MVRQSSNARLRLCDARDDAAALLLIDIQQAIDDVDLHGAHSNPALDDRLDELLTCWRGGNGHIVHVRHFSHTPGSPYRSGHAGADFKACAMPLAGERVVTKHVESPFIGTDLDTWLRRHGVSRLVVAGVATGHAVSTAARHAHCLDFGVVVVADACASFPLDDDEGRRWSADDVQRFSLALLGSHYARIASTREVVQQF, from the coding sequence ATGGTGCGCCAGTCAAGCAATGCACGGTTGCGTCTCTGTGACGCCAGGGACGATGCAGCGGCCCTGTTGCTGATCGATATCCAGCAGGCCATCGATGACGTCGATCTTCACGGCGCGCACAGCAACCCGGCCCTCGATGACCGGCTCGATGAGCTGCTGACCTGCTGGCGCGGCGGTAATGGACACATCGTTCACGTGCGTCACTTCTCCCATACCCCCGGCTCCCCCTATCGCTCCGGCCATGCCGGGGCCGATTTCAAGGCCTGCGCCATGCCCCTGGCCGGGGAGCGTGTCGTCACCAAGCACGTCGAGAGCCCCTTCATTGGCACCGACCTCGACACCTGGTTGCGCCGCCACGGCGTGTCGCGGCTGGTGGTGGCCGGTGTCGCCACCGGTCATGCCGTCTCCACGGCCGCGCGCCATGCCCATTGCCTCGACTTCGGGGTGGTGGTGGTCGCCGACGCCTGTGCGAGTTTTCCGCTCGATGATGATGAAGGGCGCCGCTGGTCTGCCGATGACGTCCAGCGGTTCAGCCTGGCGCTGCTGGGCAGTCATTACGCGCGTATTGCCTCGACGCGGGAGGTGGTACAGCAGTTCTGA
- a CDS encoding glucosaminidase domain-containing protein, whose product MMRYLLPSSFLSSFQRRRPWPAALLILSLGVVAMPPMAVSHPVAPDEAGVELPASDARLPDLRQWPAGPQRKDAFLEVLVPIVEVENSRLAARREWLLALNERKAPLNAAERERVAALCVEYALDCVPGEISQALLKRVAPLPLEMVAVQAVEESGWGTSRLARQNNNLFGMRASSGRYQSFDSVQEAVRAYLKNLNTHGAYAELRSRRAQLADEGDVSPEALIATLDDYATRPDYQDVLLSLLRTNAERIRRHVGDTPA is encoded by the coding sequence ATGATGCGCTACCTGTTACCTTCGTCTTTCCTATCGTCGTTCCAGCGTCGTCGGCCCTGGCCGGCGGCGCTGCTGATCCTGAGTCTGGGCGTCGTGGCCATGCCGCCGATGGCGGTCTCTCACCCCGTGGCGCCGGATGAGGCCGGCGTCGAGCTGCCGGCCTCGGACGCTCGGCTGCCGGATCTTCGCCAGTGGCCGGCGGGGCCACAGCGCAAGGATGCCTTCCTCGAGGTGCTGGTGCCGATCGTCGAGGTCGAGAATTCGCGCCTGGCCGCCCGCCGCGAGTGGCTGCTGGCGCTGAACGAGCGGAAGGCGCCCTTGAATGCTGCCGAACGTGAGCGGGTGGCGGCCCTGTGCGTGGAGTATGCGCTGGACTGCGTGCCGGGCGAGATCAGCCAGGCCTTGCTCAAGCGCGTCGCACCGCTGCCGCTGGAGATGGTCGCGGTGCAGGCCGTGGAGGAATCCGGCTGGGGCACCTCGCGTCTGGCGCGTCAGAACAACAACCTCTTCGGCATGCGGGCCAGCAGCGGCCGCTACCAGTCCTTCGACAGTGTTCAGGAGGCCGTGCGCGCCTATCTCAAGAACCTGAACACCCATGGCGCCTATGCTGAACTGCGCTCGCGTCGGGCGCAGCTGGCCGACGAAGGCGACGTGTCTCCGGAGGCGTTGATTGCCACCCTGGACGATTACGCCACCCGCCCCGACTACCAGGACGTGTTGCTGTCGCTGCTGCGCACCAATGCCGAGCGAATTCGTCGCCATGTCGGCGATACGCCTGCCTGA